One window of Pyxidicoccus xibeiensis genomic DNA carries:
- a CDS encoding DUF2085 domain-containing protein, with amino-acid sequence MFWLSHHHPDEYNRTYVLGGVRVCARCLGTYPVMLAALVGLFVARAPLHWRWDVPAVLALTLPALGDWAVGRFRPASGSNSVRTLTGLLLGLALGRSLYVHVQRPLPAVLLAQAALVTAVAVPVILATYRRPRPG; translated from the coding sequence GTGTTCTGGCTCAGCCACCATCATCCGGATGAGTACAACCGCACCTACGTCCTCGGCGGGGTGCGCGTCTGCGCGCGCTGCCTGGGCACGTACCCGGTGATGCTCGCCGCGCTGGTGGGCCTCTTCGTCGCGCGCGCGCCGCTGCACTGGCGCTGGGACGTGCCGGCGGTGCTGGCCCTCACGCTGCCAGCGCTGGGGGACTGGGCGGTGGGGCGCTTCCGGCCTGCCTCGGGTTCCAACAGCGTGAGAACGCTGACCGGGCTGCTGCTGGGGCTGGCGCTCGGCCGCTCGCTGTATGTGCACGTCCAGCGGCCACTCCCGGCGGTGCTGCTGGCCCAGGCCGCCCTCGTGACAGCCGTGGCGGTCCCTGTCATTCTCGCCACTTACCGGAGACCACGCCCCGGATAG
- a CDS encoding TadE/TadG family type IV pilus assembly protein: MFTRTLRQSFRRQEGQALVLAALMVLVMSIAVLTTVNIGHTVHERVRLQNTADAAAYSMAAMEARAFNFYAYANRTQVSHYVSAMMWLSLISLIYSAEAFFTDLYAFMKTLNPCAGSGSNLFWKAACPILENLIPVVSQIIRAVGAIMDAYKNFFLRPLQQLLRGLNPDLPIGRWLIPAHRVLNGVMYFASQAVMMSASTHVTQTTQGVIDANDKNISSLTSQLATGLYSQCLFSQAHSPHSGGKPLDPRTWKNPFGALDVTKKAADDPVARAKRSMGGITNATRYSCDASGGICPERFTTARRLGDLLPLPDSLGIIRDLLNGGINAPGILEFQKLGQTRMLSASFPTAQQVIGSRSFIRDWNDNLHPWGMTAQGDNMGADDLYWLKLGPAEIDVVVGKADNPLSCNEDDDYAKCFGDNRKGLNDRRGIKLPYRHTMKTSVWAMNDTDSGRNSGGVHWRVNYPDNRERWNHHRQPGGPERQVGVHRSTVCVLELAFKCWARVDVYAAHVRPVQDGNHPWGGVVPFMHFEPGQLGDTCNPVATADMQQNASRKVDFNQPTTWVALNKTPDQVVNRANTDGTGTNAPALLNDEGKVKFAFTNDTDELNLKNDRKKFLGLVEGLNVISRGQTYYHRPGNWTEQPNFFNPYWRPRLASVYQGRESLPMVNQLMRRLPAQMQGIAPKIVTH, translated from the coding sequence ATGTTCACCCGGACCCTCCGACAGAGCTTCCGCCGCCAGGAAGGCCAGGCCCTCGTGCTGGCCGCGCTGATGGTGCTGGTGATGTCCATCGCCGTGCTGACCACGGTCAACATCGGCCACACCGTGCACGAGCGCGTGCGCCTGCAGAACACCGCGGACGCGGCCGCCTACTCCATGGCCGCCATGGAGGCGCGCGCCTTCAACTTCTACGCGTATGCGAACCGCACCCAGGTGTCGCACTACGTGTCGGCGATGATGTGGCTGTCGCTCATCTCGCTCATCTACTCGGCGGAGGCGTTCTTCACGGACCTGTACGCGTTCATGAAGACCCTCAATCCATGCGCGGGGAGTGGGAGCAACCTCTTCTGGAAGGCTGCCTGTCCTATATTGGAGAACCTCATCCCCGTTGTGAGCCAGATCATCCGAGCCGTCGGAGCGATCATGGATGCGTACAAGAACTTCTTCCTACGGCCCCTCCAGCAGCTCCTACGAGGCCTCAACCCGGACCTGCCGATAGGCCGCTGGCTCATCCCCGCGCACCGGGTGCTCAACGGGGTGATGTACTTCGCGTCTCAGGCGGTGATGATGTCCGCGTCCACGCACGTGACGCAGACGACGCAGGGGGTCATCGATGCGAACGACAAGAACATCAGCTCGCTGACCAGCCAGCTCGCGACGGGCCTCTACAGCCAGTGCCTCTTCAGCCAGGCGCACAGCCCGCACTCGGGTGGCAAGCCGTTGGACCCGCGCACCTGGAAGAACCCCTTCGGCGCGCTGGACGTGACGAAGAAGGCGGCCGACGACCCCGTCGCCCGGGCCAAGCGCTCCATGGGCGGCATCACCAACGCCACGCGCTACTCGTGTGACGCCAGCGGCGGCATCTGCCCGGAGCGCTTCACCACGGCACGGCGCCTGGGAGACCTGCTGCCGCTGCCGGACTCGCTGGGCATCATCCGCGACCTGCTCAATGGCGGCATCAACGCGCCCGGCATCCTCGAGTTCCAGAAGCTGGGGCAGACGCGCATGCTGTCCGCGAGCTTCCCCACCGCGCAGCAGGTCATCGGCTCGCGCAGCTTCATCCGCGACTGGAACGACAACCTCCACCCCTGGGGCATGACGGCGCAGGGCGACAACATGGGCGCCGACGACCTCTACTGGCTGAAGCTGGGGCCGGCGGAGATCGACGTCGTCGTGGGCAAGGCGGACAACCCGCTGTCCTGCAACGAGGACGACGACTACGCCAAGTGCTTCGGTGACAACCGCAAGGGCCTGAACGACCGGCGCGGCATCAAGCTGCCGTACCGGCACACGATGAAGACCAGCGTCTGGGCGATGAACGACACGGACAGCGGCCGCAACTCGGGCGGCGTCCACTGGCGCGTCAACTACCCCGACAACCGCGAGCGCTGGAACCACCACCGGCAGCCCGGCGGGCCGGAGCGCCAGGTCGGCGTGCACCGCTCCACGGTCTGCGTGCTGGAGCTGGCCTTCAAGTGCTGGGCGAGGGTGGACGTCTACGCGGCCCACGTGCGGCCGGTGCAGGACGGCAACCACCCGTGGGGCGGCGTGGTGCCCTTCATGCACTTCGAGCCGGGCCAGCTCGGCGACACCTGCAACCCCGTGGCGACCGCGGACATGCAGCAGAATGCCTCGCGCAAGGTGGACTTCAACCAGCCCACCACCTGGGTGGCGTTGAACAAGACGCCGGACCAGGTGGTGAACCGGGCCAACACGGATGGCACCGGCACCAACGCGCCCGCGCTCCTCAACGACGAGGGCAAGGTGAAGTTCGCCTTCACCAACGACACGGACGAGCTGAACCTGAAGAACGACCGCAAGAAGTTCCTCGGCCTGGTCGAGGGGCTCAACGTCATCTCGCGCGGGCAGACGTACTACCACCGGCCCGGCAACTGGACGGAGCAGCCCAACTTCTTCAACCCCTACTGGCGGCCGCGCCTGGCCTCCGTGTACCAGGGCCGTGAGTCGCTGCCGATGGTCAACCAGCTGATGCGCCGGCTGCCCGCGCAGATGCAGGGCATCGCGCCGAAGATCGTGACCCACTGA
- a CDS encoding FHA domain-containing protein: MKIGRTSENDLVLQDHGVSRRHARIVERGGLYFAEDVGSSNGTALNGTKLPGEQQLRDGDRITVGPVEFTFVWVPPDGDEDATRPIRRNPPIQPPPIGDASQEALPTARLQAVAPVRPADSPEQVRVTGSMPAQLAPTAPAQKAEGLTAADRARQRRDLARSQGGRLVLWFLALPVVKRVAVGLAAVLLVAAGVGVPGYAFLSGGVKGGPGGSEPETLSLEPVKDSFGLGEGVRWERPDQKDFEFQFVSPTRAVALVRYQASGISKEEVALVLNGANLGWVPPDTTSSAERELEHILPVETLKRNEPNTLAFDNVRNPPGSDTWRVWNLRVEVIPVPELSPEELLVKARQYAVTGARFYAQKDVGAENLFKAWQQYRFAWITLEALEEKPELYQDVRFQLGQVAAELDHKCSQLMLDFQRSVQYRNAKTARAALAEVSRRFPTGEHRCHNRGLELAYEHEL; the protein is encoded by the coding sequence GTGAAGATCGGCCGCACCTCGGAGAACGACCTGGTGCTGCAGGACCATGGCGTGTCCCGCAGGCATGCCCGCATCGTCGAGCGCGGCGGCCTGTACTTCGCGGAGGACGTGGGCAGCTCCAACGGCACCGCGCTCAACGGCACGAAGCTGCCGGGCGAGCAGCAGCTGCGCGACGGGGACCGCATCACCGTGGGGCCGGTGGAGTTCACCTTCGTCTGGGTGCCGCCCGACGGGGACGAGGACGCCACCCGCCCCATCCGCCGCAACCCGCCCATCCAGCCTCCGCCCATCGGTGACGCCTCGCAGGAGGCGCTCCCCACGGCGCGGCTGCAGGCCGTCGCCCCGGTGCGCCCGGCCGACTCGCCGGAGCAGGTGAGGGTGACGGGCTCCATGCCCGCGCAGCTGGCGCCCACCGCGCCGGCGCAGAAGGCCGAGGGCCTGACGGCCGCCGACCGCGCCCGCCAGCGCCGCGACCTGGCCCGGAGCCAGGGCGGGCGGCTGGTGCTGTGGTTTCTCGCGCTGCCCGTCGTGAAGCGCGTGGCGGTGGGCCTGGCCGCCGTGCTGCTGGTGGCGGCGGGGGTGGGCGTTCCCGGCTATGCGTTCCTGTCCGGGGGCGTGAAGGGAGGCCCTGGGGGCTCGGAGCCGGAGACCCTCAGCCTGGAGCCGGTGAAGGACTCGTTCGGCCTGGGGGAGGGCGTGCGGTGGGAGCGCCCGGACCAGAAGGACTTCGAGTTCCAGTTCGTCTCCCCCACGCGGGCGGTGGCGCTGGTTCGCTACCAGGCCAGTGGCATCTCCAAGGAGGAGGTGGCCCTGGTGCTCAACGGCGCCAACCTGGGGTGGGTGCCTCCGGACACGACCAGCTCGGCGGAGCGGGAGCTGGAGCACATCCTTCCCGTGGAGACGCTCAAGCGCAACGAGCCCAACACGCTCGCCTTCGACAACGTGCGCAACCCGCCCGGCAGTGACACGTGGCGGGTGTGGAACCTCCGGGTGGAGGTCATCCCCGTGCCGGAGCTGTCGCCGGAGGAGCTGCTGGTCAAGGCCCGGCAGTACGCCGTCACCGGCGCCCGCTTCTACGCGCAGAAGGACGTGGGCGCGGAGAACCTCTTCAAGGCGTGGCAGCAGTACCGCTTCGCGTGGATCACCCTGGAGGCCCTGGAGGAGAAGCCGGAGCTGTACCAGGACGTCCGCTTCCAGCTCGGTCAGGTAGCAGCCGAGCTGGACCACAAGTGCAGCCAGCTCATGCTCGATTTCCAACGAAGCGTACAGTACCGGAACGCGAAGACCGCCCGGGCGGCGCTGGCGGAAGTCAGCAGGCGCTTCCCTACGGGCGAGCATCGCTGCCACAATCGTGGTCTGGAGCTGGCATACGAGCACGAGCTGTAG
- a CDS encoding type II secretion system F family protein, which produces MLAGIVLLLVTGSVFFFSLVIFSVLSKAYEQYQERYVAKSMNDLSDMFLFIDARQMLILNIACMCLLGILSYIIFNPILAVVATVFGFFLPMLMVKHYRKRRIKKFNVQLVDALQAMANAFKAGLTFPQAIEHVAREAMAPLSQEFGLFVKEVKLGVPLEEALINMGRRVGSDDLELVVVSTNIARQLGGNMAEMFETISNVIRERFRLEGKIDALTSQGKLQGWIVAAMPGVLGMVLNYMRPDLMEPMMNHLFGWILVVIIAIMEVMGILIIRRIVNIDI; this is translated from the coding sequence ATGCTTGCCGGAATCGTCCTCCTCCTCGTCACCGGGTCTGTCTTCTTCTTCAGCCTGGTGATCTTCAGCGTCCTGTCGAAGGCGTACGAGCAGTACCAGGAGCGCTACGTCGCCAAGTCGATGAACGACTTGAGCGACATGTTCCTCTTCATCGATGCGCGGCAGATGTTGATCCTCAACATCGCGTGCATGTGCTTGTTGGGGATCCTCTCGTACATCATCTTCAACCCCATCCTCGCGGTGGTGGCCACGGTGTTCGGCTTCTTCCTGCCGATGCTGATGGTCAAGCACTACCGCAAGCGGCGCATCAAGAAGTTCAACGTCCAGCTGGTGGACGCGCTGCAGGCCATGGCCAACGCCTTCAAGGCCGGCCTCACCTTCCCGCAGGCGATTGAGCACGTGGCGCGCGAGGCGATGGCGCCGCTGTCCCAGGAGTTCGGCCTGTTCGTGAAGGAAGTGAAGCTGGGCGTGCCGCTGGAGGAGGCGCTCATCAACATGGGGCGCCGCGTGGGCAGCGACGACCTGGAGCTGGTGGTGGTGTCCACGAACATCGCCCGGCAGCTCGGCGGCAACATGGCGGAGATGTTCGAGACCATCTCCAACGTGATCCGCGAGCGCTTTCGCCTGGAAGGCAAGATCGACGCGCTCACCTCGCAGGGCAAGCTGCAGGGCTGGATTGTCGCGGCCATGCCCGGAGTGCTGGGCATGGTGCTCAACTACATGCGGCCGGACCTGATGGAGCCCATGATGAACCACCTGTTCGGGTGGATCCTCGTGGTCATCATCGCCATCATGGAAGTGATGGGCATCCTCATCATCCGGCGCATCGTCAACATCGATATCTGA
- the cpaB gene encoding Flp pilus assembly protein CpaB, whose amino-acid sequence MLKGKTPLVVALVLGLLAGVIAYSAIKKKEADVRRGWNLVPVVVAAQDVPEGTVITFEMISQRSVPEQFVTSSVVRPDSASYVVNQKVLVALQSGDPLLWSQFETTKAAERLSTKVQRKARAITIEAKNTTSVGGWIRPNDKVDVIGTFRDPQTDESVAVTLLQNVIVVATGKITGTTNVNLIPEGQREYADISLMVLPEEAEILVLATELGALTLTLRNEDDVDLIEERGRATISTLLSGERTRVLEQKRREIIQIIKGGAEKAAGAGAP is encoded by the coding sequence ATGCTGAAGGGCAAGACCCCGCTCGTCGTCGCGCTCGTGCTCGGCCTGTTGGCCGGTGTCATCGCGTATTCCGCCATCAAGAAGAAGGAGGCGGATGTCCGCCGCGGGTGGAACCTGGTGCCCGTGGTCGTGGCCGCCCAGGACGTGCCCGAGGGCACGGTCATCACCTTCGAGATGATCTCCCAGCGCTCCGTGCCGGAGCAGTTCGTCACCTCCTCGGTGGTGCGTCCGGACTCGGCCTCCTACGTGGTGAACCAGAAGGTGCTGGTGGCGCTGCAGTCGGGTGATCCGCTGCTGTGGAGCCAGTTCGAGACCACGAAGGCCGCCGAGCGCCTGTCGACCAAGGTGCAGCGCAAGGCCCGCGCCATCACCATCGAGGCGAAGAACACCACGTCCGTGGGCGGGTGGATCCGCCCCAACGACAAGGTGGACGTCATCGGCACGTTCCGTGATCCGCAGACGGACGAGAGCGTGGCGGTGACGCTGCTCCAGAACGTCATCGTGGTGGCCACGGGCAAGATCACCGGTACCACCAACGTCAACCTCATCCCCGAGGGCCAGCGCGAGTACGCCGACATCTCGCTCATGGTGCTGCCGGAAGAGGCGGAAATCCTCGTGCTGGCGACGGAGCTGGGCGCGCTGACGCTCACCCTGCGCAACGAGGACGACGTGGACCTCATCGAGGAGCGCGGCCGCGCCACCATCAGCACGCTGCTGTCCGGCGAGCGCACCCGGGTGCTGGAGCAGAAGCGCCGGGAGATCATCCAGATCATCAAGGGCGGCGCCGAGAAGGCCGCGGGTGCGGGCGCGCCGTAA
- a CDS encoding type II secretion system F family protein: protein MDVLTQVLVGSSALLFAGAVGFLGLGLYQTLLERFLTEVRDESAGGMKGFGSVAIRKLGAMNRRFMWPGYEAKQRRNLIKAGEPQGYKPEDIMALQEVSAVVGLLMGLFLLNGLGQNLVWSLLFMVGGTFYPLMWVNDQVKKRHLQISRALPYNLDLLTLSVEAGLDFTAALAKVVEKGKTGPLREELQLVLKQLKMGKTREEGLKSMIVRVDLPSLTTFVTALIQADKMGTSLGKVLRIQSTQMRIDRTQRAEKLAGEAPVKMLFPLIACIFPTVFMVLFGPIVFQFFFGDLA from the coding sequence GTGGATGTCCTGACGCAAGTGCTGGTCGGCAGCTCGGCGCTGCTCTTCGCGGGGGCCGTGGGGTTCCTGGGCCTGGGGCTGTACCAGACGCTGCTCGAGCGCTTCCTGACGGAGGTGCGCGACGAGTCGGCGGGCGGCATGAAGGGCTTCGGCTCGGTGGCCATCCGCAAGCTGGGGGCCATGAACCGGCGCTTCATGTGGCCGGGCTACGAGGCCAAGCAGCGCCGCAACCTCATCAAGGCCGGTGAGCCCCAGGGCTACAAGCCCGAGGACATCATGGCCCTGCAGGAGGTGAGCGCGGTGGTGGGCCTGCTGATGGGCCTGTTCCTGCTCAACGGCCTGGGGCAGAACCTGGTGTGGTCGCTGCTCTTCATGGTGGGCGGCACGTTCTACCCGCTGATGTGGGTGAATGATCAGGTGAAGAAGCGCCACCTGCAGATCAGCCGCGCGCTGCCCTACAACCTGGACCTCTTGACGCTGTCGGTGGAGGCGGGCCTGGACTTCACCGCCGCGCTGGCCAAGGTGGTGGAGAAGGGCAAGACGGGCCCGCTGCGCGAGGAGCTGCAGCTGGTGCTCAAGCAGCTGAAGATGGGCAAGACGCGTGAAGAGGGGCTGAAGAGCATGATCGTCCGCGTGGACCTGCCGTCGCTGACGACGTTCGTCACCGCGCTCATCCAGGCGGACAAGATGGGCACCAGCCTGGGCAAGGTGCTGCGCATCCAGTCCACGCAGATGCGCATCGACCGGACCCAGCGCGCGGAGAAGCTGGCCGGCGAGGCGCCGGTGAAGATGCTCTTCCCGCTCATCGCCTGCATCTTCCCGACGGTGTTCATGGTGCTGTTCGGGCCCATCGTGTTCCAGTTCTTCTTCGGAGACCTCGCCTGA
- a CDS encoding anti-sigma factor, whose amino-acid sequence MNPQNLHAHEDRLLDFVYGELPVPEARVVEAHLQGCARCTQALQDIRGVRATMSQLSTQEPAPDAGLESLLAYAHQAARRNAAGPAPKPSRWRRWLLPVVGLASVSTFGILTLQARNPALTEANLSMAEVRAKDSVAPVQAPSAELPAAQAQAEPQLAMRIPPPSPQDVPAEKVAEESKAMAKREAPRAEDWLNGGSGGGVGTSGARKGEGKLRKLDLLEDEARPQGSASKELAMKPSPVAKSAPSKFAELDEESTSPADLRESDAQAPKQVPPRESLRLGGTAPAEVASSDDAAAYERQPEAEVEPVAEGAPGSVAEGVAAAPSPAAGRADEDRASYGASRPPSEQRRASASTAAPAPAKKAKRSAPVAVAAAPPPPPASPRRQEQGPSVTELSRRAQEAYAEGDRAGEVALLRSALAAQPSASERLGLLNRLCDAELALGRLAQGRAACNQVLADAPGSAAAQVARSRLSRGDADPQTPGKAAGPSK is encoded by the coding sequence ATGAATCCGCAGAACCTCCATGCGCACGAGGACCGGCTCCTCGACTTCGTCTATGGCGAGCTGCCCGTCCCCGAGGCCCGGGTGGTGGAGGCGCACCTGCAGGGCTGTGCCCGCTGCACCCAGGCGCTGCAGGACATCCGCGGCGTGCGCGCCACCATGTCCCAGCTGTCCACCCAGGAGCCCGCGCCGGACGCCGGCCTGGAGTCGCTGCTGGCCTATGCGCACCAGGCCGCGCGTCGCAACGCGGCCGGCCCCGCGCCCAAGCCGTCGCGCTGGCGCCGCTGGCTGCTGCCCGTGGTGGGTCTCGCGTCGGTGAGCACCTTCGGCATCCTCACCCTCCAGGCGCGCAACCCCGCGCTCACCGAAGCCAACCTGTCCATGGCGGAGGTGCGGGCGAAGGACAGCGTGGCGCCCGTCCAGGCTCCGAGCGCCGAGCTGCCCGCGGCACAGGCCCAGGCGGAGCCCCAGCTGGCGATGCGGATTCCTCCGCCTTCGCCCCAGGACGTGCCGGCGGAGAAGGTCGCGGAAGAGTCGAAGGCCATGGCGAAGCGGGAGGCGCCGCGCGCGGAAGACTGGCTCAACGGGGGCAGTGGTGGCGGGGTCGGTACCAGCGGCGCCCGGAAGGGTGAGGGGAAGCTCCGGAAGCTGGACCTGCTGGAGGACGAAGCGCGCCCGCAGGGCAGCGCCTCCAAGGAGCTGGCGATGAAGCCATCCCCCGTCGCGAAGTCCGCTCCCTCCAAGTTCGCGGAGCTGGACGAGGAGTCCACGAGCCCGGCCGACCTCCGCGAATCCGACGCCCAGGCCCCGAAGCAGGTGCCGCCGCGCGAGTCGCTGAGGCTGGGTGGCACGGCTCCGGCCGAGGTGGCTTCCTCGGACGATGCAGCCGCCTACGAGCGGCAGCCCGAGGCCGAGGTCGAGCCGGTCGCTGAAGGGGCCCCGGGCTCCGTCGCCGAGGGCGTTGCCGCGGCCCCATCCCCCGCGGCTGGACGGGCGGACGAGGACCGCGCGAGCTACGGCGCGTCACGGCCCCCGTCCGAGCAGCGTCGCGCCTCCGCGTCCACCGCGGCGCCGGCTCCCGCGAAGAAGGCGAAGCGGTCCGCGCCCGTCGCCGTCGCCGCCGCGCCACCCCCGCCCCCCGCCAGTCCGCGGCGCCAGGAGCAGGGCCCGTCCGTGACGGAGCTGTCCCGCAGGGCCCAGGAGGCCTACGCCGAGGGAGACCGTGCCGGAGAGGTGGCCCTGCTGCGCTCGGCGCTCGCGGCGCAGCCGTCCGCGTCCGAGCGGCTGGGGCTGCTCAACCGCCTCTGTGACGCGGAGCTCGCGCTCGGCCGGCTCGCGCAAGGGCGCGCCGCGTGCAACCAGGTGCTGGCTGATGCCCCCGGGTCCGCTGCGGCCCAGGTCGCCCGCAGCCGCCTCTCGCGGGGCGATGCTGACCCCCAAACTCCTGGAAAAGCCGCAGGGCCGTCCAAATAG
- a CDS encoding RNA polymerase sigma factor has product MLGPETSDERLMLAFQAGDARAFEALVRKHRTPVFNFVLRFVGHRARAEDVLQETWLKVVRSAGEYTPKAKFTTWLYTIARNLCVDSARKESYRQASSLEAPAAGQDGDEGRPLGEGLPDTGASPERGAYNARLRPMLERALAALPEEQREVFILREYSGIPFKDIAEVTGVSENTVKSRMRYALDGLRRRLAEMGVDGDLADDGRTVVG; this is encoded by the coding sequence GTGTTGGGACCGGAGACCTCAGACGAGCGGCTGATGCTCGCCTTCCAGGCGGGGGACGCGCGCGCGTTCGAGGCGTTGGTGCGCAAGCACCGGACGCCGGTGTTCAACTTCGTCCTGCGCTTCGTCGGGCACCGAGCACGGGCGGAGGACGTGCTGCAGGAGACGTGGCTGAAGGTGGTACGGAGCGCCGGCGAATACACGCCCAAGGCGAAGTTCACGACCTGGCTCTACACGATTGCGAGGAACCTCTGCGTGGACAGCGCGCGCAAAGAGAGCTACCGCCAGGCGTCGTCCCTGGAAGCCCCCGCCGCGGGTCAGGACGGGGACGAGGGACGTCCGCTGGGCGAGGGGCTGCCGGACACGGGCGCCAGCCCCGAGCGCGGCGCGTACAACGCCCGCCTCAGGCCGATGCTGGAGCGCGCACTGGCGGCGCTCCCGGAGGAGCAGCGAGAGGTGTTCATCCTGCGTGAGTACAGCGGCATCCCCTTCAAGGACATCGCCGAGGTGACGGGCGTGTCCGAGAACACGGTGAAGAGCCGGATGCGCTACGCGCTCGACGGGCTCCGCCGACGCCTGGCTGAGATGGGCGTGGACGGCGACCTCGCCGACGACGGAAGGACGGTGGTGGGATGA
- a CDS encoding TadE/TadG family type IV pilus assembly protein codes for MGTEAEGGRVRGQSRRQSGQAAVEAAMIMPLTVFMTLGIIQLTMMQHAKLMTEYAAYQAARAGIVWNGNNERMHDAAIVALLPTLGRTDDVVELGKTFIIHQVYDSAMRSLNFGGGRVPRTVNGSNLFGMIRVDTVNPAYFTPIDSIWKLRSGYNWQELDFDGADSFPEVPSLENNIRKFFNLPEPDDSELVFRKATRLTIRLRYWYELRVPFANWVIFTSWFASNAGVALRGSIDRATLDPRANMMADGNISPLGAAAVRGVEHEKGYDSVYPLEMAVLWGLSTGSIPLVSSLVGKRYFIPLTATYTMRMQSNFHRKWIMHLNPDWGL; via the coding sequence ATGGGAACGGAAGCAGAGGGTGGGCGGGTGCGGGGGCAGTCCCGCCGTCAGTCGGGTCAGGCGGCGGTCGAGGCGGCGATGATCATGCCCCTCACGGTGTTCATGACGTTGGGCATCATCCAGCTGACGATGATGCAGCACGCGAAGCTGATGACCGAGTACGCCGCGTACCAGGCGGCGCGGGCCGGCATCGTGTGGAACGGCAACAACGAGCGCATGCACGACGCGGCCATCGTCGCGCTGCTGCCCACGCTGGGCCGCACGGACGACGTCGTCGAGCTCGGGAAGACCTTCATCATCCACCAGGTCTACGACTCGGCCATGCGCTCGCTGAACTTCGGCGGCGGCCGGGTGCCCCGCACGGTCAACGGGTCCAACCTGTTCGGCATGATCCGCGTGGACACCGTCAATCCCGCGTACTTCACGCCCATCGACAGCATCTGGAAGCTGCGCAGCGGCTACAACTGGCAGGAGCTGGACTTCGACGGGGCGGACAGCTTCCCGGAGGTCCCCTCGCTGGAGAACAACATCCGCAAGTTCTTCAACCTGCCCGAGCCGGATGACTCGGAGCTGGTGTTCCGCAAGGCGACGCGGCTCACCATCCGCCTGCGCTACTGGTACGAGCTGCGCGTGCCCTTCGCCAACTGGGTCATCTTCACGTCCTGGTTCGCCTCCAACGCGGGCGTGGCGCTGCGAGGCTCCATCGACCGGGCCACGTTGGACCCGCGTGCCAACATGATGGCCGACGGCAACATCTCCCCGCTGGGGGCCGCGGCCGTCCGCGGCGTCGAGCACGAGAAGGGCTACGACTCCGTGTATCCGCTGGAGATGGCGGTGCTCTGGGGCCTGTCCACCGGCAGCATCCCGCTCGTCTCCAGCCTCGTGGGCAAGCGCTACTTCATCCCCCTGACGGCCACCTACACCATGCGCATGCAGTCCAACTTCCACCGGAAGTGGATCATGCACCTCAACCCCGATTGGGGCCTGTAA
- a CDS encoding TadE/TadG family type IV pilus assembly protein, translated as MRARRHVRLRPSRGAATVEFALAVPLLVMILMFSMYLTELVRAKLKLQEMARYAVWEMTSYTLSDFANGNHDAAFEDARQEAHRELIERYTDMDSVEPNAPAGTFIARYSSVAGTITNKEIPFLESGMLSRPSTSEGGSFAGGILGALNSGAGALLNGWGFNNKGWVESEVTMNFDNVIIPRSYLDENSGPGGFFQTDTFGGQDLASVPLRSRFSMYANGWHMPDGGDAVIDGRRAGNHRSGGTPHGLYQQVGRMKFLGLGNVLNSLGIGGILDAVATVIPNFFGTFVVARNYGITPDQKGDCNGLNKYDSRASSGLHAMRGLLDHDRPDCFDTAPFRDEMTYEHSNYIRVFEARGEFFMGCKRAMADDPSDPDVQQESTERDEQDDKVRCE; from the coding sequence ATGAGAGCCCGCCGCCACGTGCGTCTTCGCCCCTCCCGGGGGGCCGCCACGGTCGAGTTCGCGCTCGCCGTGCCCCTCCTCGTCATGATCTTGATGTTCAGCATGTACCTCACCGAGCTGGTGAGGGCGAAGCTGAAGCTCCAGGAGATGGCCCGCTACGCCGTCTGGGAGATGACGAGCTACACCCTCAGCGACTTCGCCAACGGCAACCACGACGCCGCGTTCGAGGACGCCCGCCAGGAGGCCCACCGGGAGCTCATCGAGCGCTACACCGACATGGACTCGGTGGAGCCCAACGCGCCCGCGGGGACCTTCATCGCGCGCTACAGCAGCGTGGCGGGGACCATCACCAACAAGGAGATTCCCTTCCTGGAGAGCGGGATGCTGAGCCGACCCAGCACCAGCGAGGGTGGCAGCTTCGCCGGCGGCATCCTCGGCGCGCTCAACTCGGGCGCCGGGGCGCTGCTCAACGGCTGGGGCTTCAACAACAAGGGGTGGGTGGAGTCGGAGGTGACGATGAACTTCGACAACGTCATCATCCCCCGCAGCTACCTCGACGAGAACAGCGGCCCGGGTGGCTTCTTCCAGACGGACACCTTCGGCGGGCAGGACCTGGCCAGCGTGCCGCTGCGCTCGCGCTTCTCCATGTACGCCAACGGCTGGCACATGCCGGACGGCGGCGACGCCGTCATCGACGGGCGCCGCGCCGGCAACCACCGCTCGGGCGGCACGCCCCACGGCCTCTACCAGCAGGTGGGCCGCATGAAGTTCCTGGGCCTGGGCAACGTGCTGAACAGCCTGGGCATCGGCGGCATCCTCGACGCGGTGGCCACCGTCATCCCCAACTTCTTCGGCACCTTCGTCGTGGCCCGCAACTACGGCATCACCCCGGACCAGAAGGGCGACTGCAACGGCCTGAACAAGTACGACAGCCGGGCAAGCAGCGGCCTGCACGCCATGCGGGGCCTGCTGGACCACGATCGGCCGGACTGCTTCGATACGGCGCCCTTTCGGGACGAGATGACCTACGAGCACAGCAACTACATCCGGGTCTTCGAGGCGCGCGGCGAGTTCTTCATGGGCTGCAAGCGCGCCATGGCCGACGACCCGTCGGACCCGGATGTGCAGCAGGAATCCACGGAGCGGGACGAGCAGGATGACAAGGTCCGTTGTGAATAG